The following proteins come from a genomic window of Triticum urartu cultivar G1812 unplaced genomic scaffold, Tu2.1 TuUngrouped_contig_10157, whole genome shotgun sequence:
- the LOC125526454 gene encoding BTB/POZ domain-containing protein At4g01160-like, protein MNDDKSTDFSRKEREIEKEGSLAYYARFQGGGKTEHAVQGLDNVQKTPVLCVKHIRISSMLLASESQFFHKLFTNGMMESNQNIISLQVSEEEVEPVLEIINFIYNGEFSKLDPKDLLTTLLTADKYEVSRAIIECGELLFKSEMTLETALIL, encoded by the exons ATGAAT GATGATAAGTCAACTGATTTCTCCAGGAAAGAAAG AGAGATTGAAAAGGAAGGATCTTTAGCGTACTATGCGAGGTTTCAAGGGGGAGGAAAGACAGAACATGCTGTCCAAGGCTTGG ATAATGTGCAGAAAACACCAGTCCTTTGTGTTAAACATATTAGGATTTCCTCAATGCTCTTAGCTTCTGAAAGCCAATTTTTCCATAAG CTTTTTACAAACGGCATGATGGAGTCTAATCAGAACATCATTTCACTTCAAGTGTCGGAAGAAG AGGTTGAACCGGTGCTGGAAATAATAAATTTTATTTATAATGGAGAATTTAGCAAATTGGACCCCAAGGATTTGCTTACCACTCTACTTACAGCAGACAAGTATGAAGTTTCTCGAGCTATTATTGAGTGTGGAGAATTATTATTCAAATCAGAGATGACACTTGAGACTGCTttgat attgtga